The following DNA comes from Ardenticatenales bacterium.
GGCGCAGGTTCCGGGGGGAGCGTGCCGGCAGCGCGGGCGCGTTGATACGCGGCAAAAGGAGCGGGATAGCGCGTACTCATCCCCCCATCGGCGAACGTTGCCAGGAAATCCACCGTGCGATCCAGGAAATAACGATCGTGGCTGACCACAATGAGGCAGCCCTGGAAGTTGTCCAAAAACTGCTCCAGCACTTGCAACGTCTGAATGTCCAGATCGTTCGTTGGTTCGTCCAGCAGCAGGACATTGGGACGCCGAGCCAACACGCCTAACAGATACAGCCGCCGCTTTTCACCGCCGCTGAGGGCATCAATGATGGCCCGCTGCTGCGGACGGGGAAAGAGGAACCAGTCCAGCATTTGCGCCGCTTCCACGCGCTCCCCATCGTTGGTCTGGATAAGGGGGGCTACTTCGTTGATGTAATCAATGACGCGGAGATCACGGGGGAGGTGGCGGCTGTGCTGATCGTAGTAGCCGATACGCACCGTTTCGCCCCAGTCCAGCACGCCGCCGTCCGGGGCGATTTCGCCCGCGAGGATGTCCAGGAAGGTGCTTTTGCCGGCACCATTCGGCCCAATCAAGCCAATGCGATCCCCAGGGACCAACTCAAAATCCACATCCGCGAACAGGCACAAATCCGCAAACGATTTGCGTAGGCCGTGGGCTTGCAGCACCTTTTTGCCCAGCCGTCGCCCACCCAAAGCCATCGCCACACGCTGTTCGCCCGCGTCGTAGTCGAGGCGTTGCAGCTCCTCGATACGCTGCTTGCGCGCTTTCTGCTTGGTGCTGCGCGCCTGCGCCCCCCGCCGCAGCCATTCCAATTCGCGCCGCAACTGCGCCTGCCGCTTCTCTTCCTGGGTGGTGAGCGTCTCGTGCCGCAGTTGGTGTAGTTCCAGGTATCTGCTGTAGTTGCCCGGATAGTTGATGAGTTCGCGGCGGTCGATCTCCACGATGCGGTTGGCGACGCGGTCGAGGAAGTAGCGGTCGTGCGTGACCATGAGGAGGGCGGCGTTCATGTCGCGTAGGAAGCCTTCCAGCCAGTCAATGGTGTCCGCGTCGATGTGGTTGGTGGGTTCGTCCAGGAGCAGCAGGTCGCCGGGATCAATGAGGACCTGTGCCAGGGCCACGCGCTTGCGCTGGCCGCCGCTGAGCGTGCCCAGGCGGGCGTCGAATTCGGTGATGCCCAGGCGGGTGAGGATGGCCTTGGCGCTGGCTTCCGCTTCCCAGCCGCGCAGGCGGGTCATTTCGTCGCCGAGGTGGGCCAGGCGGGATTGCAGGTCGGCGTCCAGGGGGGTTTGCTGGAGGGCGCGGCTGGCCTGCTCGTATTGGCGCAGGACGCGAATGTGGGGGATGTCGCTGGCGAAGAGGGTTTCCAGGACGGTGAGGCTGTCGTCGAGGGGTGGGTCCTGGGACAGGTAGCGCACGCGCACCCCGCCCCAGACGGTGATGCTACCCTGGTTGGGGGATTCAATGCCGGCAATCAAGCGCAGCAGTGTCGTCTTTCCACTTCCATTGATGCCAATCAACCCAATCCGGTCACCGCTGTTGATGAGCAGGCCGGCCTGTTGCAGCAGCACTCGTTCGCTGTATTGGTGTGTGATTTCGGTGAGCGTGACCAGATTCACAGGTGGTAACGACCTCGTGAAACCTTCCCGGAAGCTCGTGGCTCAAGCCACTTCGCGTTAAAACAGCTTCCGGGAAGGTGGTTGTGAAACCTTCCCGGAAGCTCGGACTCAAGCCATTTCGCGTTAAAACAGCTTCCGGGAAGGTGGTTGTGAAACCTTCCCGGAAGCTCGGACTCAAGCCATTTCGCGTTAAAGCAGCTTCCGGGAAGGTGGTGGCGCGTGTTTACGGCAACTGCCCCGTAACAAAGCGGCGGGCGGTTTCGGCGAGGACGGCAGCACCAACGGGAATGACGCTCTCGTCGATGTCGAAAACGTCCGTATGGTGATGGCGGACGACTCCATCCGGTGTGGCTGCGCCGAGCATGAACATGGCGCCTTGGGCGGCCTGGGCCATATAGGCGAAATCTTCCGCGCCCATGCCAAATTCCATGTCCGTTACGTCGTCTTCGCCGACCAGATCAAGGGCTGTCTGGCGCATCCAGTCGTTGACTTGAGGCGCGTTGTAGAGGGCGGGGTAGCCTTTGTTAATTTTTAACTCGTAGGCCCCCCCCATGAGGGTGCTGAGGCGGAGGGCGTTTTCTACTTCCGCCCAGAGCTTTTGGCGCACATCGTCGTGGTGGGAGCGGATGGTGCCTTCGAGCAGGACTTCGTTGGGGATGACGTTGGTGGTGGAGCCGCCTTCGATGTGGCCGAGGCTGACGACGCAGGGGCGCAGGGGGTTGATGAGGCGGGAGGGGATGGCGTAGAGTGCCGGCAAAATCGACCCCAACATATGAATCGGATCAGAACCATTGTGCGGGTAAGCGCCATGCCCTCCATCGCCGCGCACCCAGGCGCGGAACGAATCAACCGCGGCCAGGCTGTACTCATCGTGGAAGAAACAGAGGCCGGCAGGCCGATCCGAGGCCACATGCAGGGCAATCACCGCGTCCAATCCGTCCAGGGCATCATCGGCGATCATGGCTGTGGCTCCGCTGACGCCATCCTCGTCGAACGCTTCTTCGGACGGTTGAAAGAGAAAGCGCACCGTGCCCCGCCACTTATCCATCTCCTCCGCCTGGCTTTGTTTGAGCAAATGGGCCACGCCCAGCAAAATGGCCGTGTGGGCGTCGTGGCCGCAGGCGTGCATCACGCCGGCATTTTGGGACGAATAGGGTCGGCCCGTTTTTTCCAAAATGGGCAGGGCATCCATGTCCGCGCGAATGCCAATAACAGGCCCGTCGCCGCTGCCGATTTCCGCGACCACGCCAGTGCGGCCCACACCGGTGCGCGGCTGCAAACCAATTTCGCGCAGGGTGTCCGCCACCAGGGCGGCGGTGCGGAACTCCTGAAAGCTCAGCTCAGGGTGTTGATGAATGTCGCGGCGAATACGGATCAGTTCGCCGGCTATGCGTTGTGCTTTCTCTAGCATATCGTCATTCTCCAGGGAATTGGGTGTGGGATGAACAAAAACACGCGCACCGCCGCCCGTTCCGGGTGGGGGAAGCGATGCGCGTTTATGACGGATGGGGGCGTCAGGTAGGGACGAAGAGGGCAGCAGCGGAGATGTCCAGCCCGGCAAAGTTGGCGAAGGTGAGGTCGTCGAAGGGCAGGTTGTATTCTGTTTGCAGGCGCAGCATGATCACGAGGTAGTTTTCCAGGATGCGCTTTTCCCAATCAAGCCCCAGGTCCGCGGCCAGGGGTTTGAGGGCGGCTTCTTCTCCTTCCAGCTCCACGAAGTTGCCAAAGGGCATTTCGTCGAGGACGATCTCCACGCCATGACTGATAAAGGTTTCGCGGTATTTTTCGTATATCTGGCGGGGGAAGAAGCCGAGGCGCTGCAAGATGAGGGAGGTGGTGGGCAGGTCGCTGATTTCGATTTCTAGTTCTTCGCGGATTTTGGCTTCGGAGGAGATGGCCTGAGGGGGGATGCCTTTGTAAGTGAGGCGAGCGCGGCTGTCCTGGCGCAGGCGCAGCAGGCGTCCGTGGCGGGCGAGGCCGTCCCAGGGGTTGTCAAAGCGGATGTTGTGTTCGTAGATGCGGGGGCGGTGTGGGTGAATGCCGGCATCTATCAAACGCGCGCGAAATGCCGGCAAATCCCGCAGCAGAAATTTGACCTCCACCTCCAGATGATGGGGGCTTTCGACCATACTCAATCCTCTTGCGCCTCATCGGGATCACCCACGACCACCAACGGCTGGTCTTTTTCCACGCTCATCCCGTTTTCCACAAAAACCCGCTTCACCTTTCCGGCGCGCGGCGACTTCAACTCATTCTCCATTTTCATCGACTCCAGGATAATCACGGCGGCCCCTTTCTGCACCGTGTCTCCCACGGCCACAGGCACGCGCACAATGATCCCCGGCATGGGAGACTTCACCGTCATTTCCCCTTTGACGCCGCCCGTCTTTCCCTGCACCTGATTCAACAACAACAGCCGTTCATCCTGCACCTGGACCGAATACAATTCACCCCGGATGAGAACCTCCCAGGCCTCTTCTCGTTGTTCAATAGCCGCCTCCACGGAATGGTTATTCACCAACAACGATAACAGACCCCCTTCGCCCAACGTCTGAAAGTCAATCTGGTACGGTTCCCCGTCGATAATGAGGCGGTCTGCCTGTTCCACTTCAATGTTGAAAGTCTTATCGCCAACTATCGTTACGTATTTCATCGATTCAATGCTCGCGTGTTGAGAATCTGATAGCCTGCCTTCTTCAGCAACTGCTAAGCCAGATTGGACCAATTTTCAGAGAGCGGCAGTAGTTGCCTGCTTCGGACCTTCCTGGAAGCCTTGTCCGCT
Coding sequences within:
- a CDS encoding biotin/lipoyl-binding protein → MKYVTIVGDKTFNIEVEQADRLIIDGEPYQIDFQTLGEGGLLSLLVNNHSVEAAIEQREEAWEVLIRGELYSVQVQDERLLLLNQVQGKTGGVKGEMTVKSPMPGIIVRVPVAVGDTVQKGAAVIILESMKMENELKSPRAGKVKRVFVENGMSVEKDQPLVVVGDPDEAQED
- a CDS encoding ABC-F family ATP-binding cassette domain-containing protein, with product MNLVTLTEITHQYSERVLLQQAGLLINSGDRIGLIGINGSGKTTLLRLIAGIESPNQGSITVWGGVRVRYLSQDPPLDDSLTVLETLFASDIPHIRVLRQYEQASRALQQTPLDADLQSRLAHLGDEMTRLRGWEAEASAKAILTRLGITEFDARLGTLSGGQRKRVALAQVLIDPGDLLLLDEPTNHIDADTIDWLEGFLRDMNAALLMVTHDRYFLDRVANRIVEIDRRELINYPGNYSRYLELHQLRHETLTTQEEKRQAQLRRELEWLRRGAQARSTKQKARKQRIEELQRLDYDAGEQRVAMALGGRRLGKKVLQAHGLRKSFADLCLFADVDFELVPGDRIGLIGPNGAGKSTFLDILAGEIAPDGGVLDWGETVRIGYYDQHSRHLPRDLRVIDYINEVAPLIQTNDGERVEAAQMLDWFLFPRPQQRAIIDALSGGEKRRLYLLGVLARRPNVLLLDEPTNDLDIQTLQVLEQFLDNFQGCLIVVSHDRYFLDRTVDFLATFADGGMSTRYPAPFAAYQRARAAGTLPPEPAPVRGETPTRSRTENAGKTGPTWKERQELAALEERIATLEAEQARLQAAINASGSDYQQLTQLAGKYAGIEAELETALERWLELTAAFDNNQGP
- a CDS encoding amidohydrolase — protein: MLEKAQRIAGELIRIRRDIHQHPELSFQEFRTAALVADTLREIGLQPRTGVGRTGVVAEIGSGDGPVIGIRADMDALPILEKTGRPYSSQNAGVMHACGHDAHTAILLGVAHLLKQSQAEEMDKWRGTVRFLFQPSEEAFDEDGVSGATAMIADDALDGLDAVIALHVASDRPAGLCFFHDEYSLAAVDSFRAWVRGDGGHGAYPHNGSDPIHMLGSILPALYAIPSRLINPLRPCVVSLGHIEGGSTTNVIPNEVLLEGTIRSHHDDVRQKLWAEVENALRLSTLMGGAYELKINKGYPALYNAPQVNDWMRQTALDLVGEDDVTDMEFGMGAEDFAYMAQAAQGAMFMLGAATPDGVVRHHHTDVFDIDESVIPVGAAVLAETARRFVTGQLP
- a CDS encoding class IV adenylate cyclase; amino-acid sequence: MVESPHHLEVEVKFLLRDLPAFRARLIDAGIHPHRPRIYEHNIRFDNPWDGLARHGRLLRLRQDSRARLTYKGIPPQAISSEAKIREELEIEISDLPTTSLILQRLGFFPRQIYEKYRETFISHGVEIVLDEMPFGNFVELEGEEAALKPLAADLGLDWEKRILENYLVIMLRLQTEYNLPFDDLTFANFAGLDISAAALFVPT